One window of Deinococcus fonticola genomic DNA carries:
- a CDS encoding M3 family metallopeptidase — protein MLPSEQAQSILERLHELERKSDLPRRLIPFVEEIDHLLSRTYQLVSELDCQSRTQPQNAEARNAYRTFLAESYPPIDAAYQQCLHLALPHFQAFPDDWKPAFAGELDREPESPGTTQLKGDILEQASHYHSIAAGIAYPQPEGSAGLAQQLRDPDRAVRQHAYLQLQAAEDGARRPWQELFSRLHRDRQRLAEQAGFTHYLDYHHATSSFRARQLDPAELRRLRLDVLQIIRPLLTQIRQRKAQWLGVTELRPWDQSFTPSGTVINALPHNPEALLDAVTLMLQGISPPMVDAFDQLRKNGKFHVASASEAPRAPYTFLLPEERLAWMTVSYDATANSVFQVLHETGHCLHYTLMPADSLLAQRQPPREYREFAAHSMELLSLKHLDLFFQREDIPAAADTLLEKALQSIVSACILDEFQEKIYSRRFIQPDEINSLYQELLLKYPTGICLEGLLEQQGTGWASWQMFSAPFYGLEYALAWIAALTRETGNAAADPLRIYVQRFDRPLHQMFTAAGSLLLPSTERLESAARQLSGQLMIT, from the coding sequence CGAAAGTCGGATCTTCCCCGTAGACTGATCCCTTTCGTTGAAGAAATCGATCACCTGCTCAGCCGGACTTACCAACTCGTTTCCGAGTTGGATTGCCAGTCCAGAACGCAACCCCAGAACGCCGAGGCCAGGAATGCCTACCGGACGTTCCTGGCCGAGTCCTATCCACCTATTGACGCTGCCTACCAGCAGTGCCTTCACCTCGCGCTGCCTCACTTTCAAGCCTTTCCTGACGACTGGAAACCAGCTTTCGCCGGTGAACTCGACCGTGAACCCGAAAGTCCCGGCACAACGCAACTGAAAGGTGACATTCTGGAGCAGGCCAGCCACTACCACAGCATTGCGGCTGGTATTGCTTACCCGCAGCCGGAGGGCAGCGCTGGACTCGCGCAGCAACTGCGTGACCCTGACCGCGCCGTGCGCCAGCACGCTTACCTCCAGTTGCAGGCAGCGGAAGATGGGGCGCGGCGGCCCTGGCAAGAGCTTTTCTCACGCCTTCACCGCGATAGGCAGCGCCTGGCGGAGCAGGCCGGATTCACTCACTACCTCGATTACCACCACGCGACCTCCAGTTTCCGGGCGCGGCAGCTTGATCCGGCGGAACTACGCCGGTTGCGCTTGGATGTTCTGCAAATCATCCGGCCGCTCCTCACTCAAATTCGGCAGCGCAAAGCCCAGTGGCTGGGTGTCACTGAACTGCGGCCCTGGGATCAGTCATTTACGCCCAGCGGCACGGTCATCAACGCTTTGCCCCACAACCCGGAGGCCCTGCTCGACGCGGTAACACTCATGTTGCAGGGCATTTCCCCGCCAATGGTCGATGCCTTCGACCAATTGAGGAAAAACGGCAAATTTCATGTCGCGTCAGCCAGCGAAGCACCCCGCGCCCCGTACACTTTCCTGCTCCCGGAAGAACGGCTGGCGTGGATGACCGTCAGTTATGACGCCACTGCCAACAGCGTCTTCCAGGTGCTGCACGAGACCGGACATTGCCTGCACTACACGTTGATGCCCGCAGATTCCTTGCTGGCCCAGCGTCAACCACCCCGCGAATACCGCGAGTTCGCCGCCCACTCCATGGAACTCCTGAGCCTCAAGCACCTTGACCTGTTCTTCCAGCGGGAGGACATCCCCGCAGCGGCGGACACCCTCCTGGAAAAAGCCCTGCAATCCATCGTGAGCGCGTGCATTCTGGACGAGTTCCAGGAGAAGATTTACAGTCGGAGATTCATCCAGCCCGACGAGATCAATTCGCTTTATCAGGAGCTTTTACTCAAATACCCGACCGGCATCTGCCTGGAGGGGCTGCTTGAACAGCAAGGCACCGGCTGGGCCAGTTGGCAGATGTTCTCAGCCCCCTTCTACGGGCTGGAGTACGCCCTGGCCTGGATCGCGGCCCTGACGCGGGAAACCGGCAATGCAGCGGCTGACCCACTTCGCATCTATGTACAGCGGTTCGACCGACCGCTCCACCAGATGTTCACTGCCGCCGGGAGCCTCCTTCTGCCATCCACTGAACGCCTCGAATCAGCCGCCAGGCAACTTTCAGGACAACTCATGATCACTTGA